Genomic window (candidate division WOR-3 bacterium):
TTCCGCTACCCGTACATCCGCTACTCCTACTCTGGATCAACGTCGCTGTTCCGGGCCGTAGTCACGAGCAACGAGCCAACTACCAGCTGGGATACCCTGTTCTATGCCTTTTCGCGGCGGACCTCTCCCACCACTTGGGAAGACCGAGCGACACCAAATGATCATCGGATTACTGGAGAGTTTGGTGCGAATTGCGACTTCTCAAGCAAGTTGGGTGGGGGCGGCGGGTATGTTGCCTATCGCGAGTATGCGGAGAGACAAATCTGGTTCGACGGCTGGAACTGGACCGGCGTTGCCGAAGGCCGGACCCCGGGACGCGAATCCAGAACAAGCCTGCCAACATTTCTCGGCCGCGATGGTGCGCTGAACCTGAGCCTGGCTCGGGCATCCGACGTGAAGGCACTAGTGTATGACGGCTCAGGCCGCCTGTGCGGCACAGTCTTTGCCGGACGCCTCGAGGCCGGAAATCATCGTCTCCCGATTCAGACCGCAGGGCTTGCCAAGGGCATCTACTTCCTGCACGTCGAACTCAACGGCAATACCCGGACCGCAAAGCTCGTGCACGTCCGCTAACCGTACAAAGCAGTAAGCGGGGAGGGCAAATCCCTCCCCGCTAATGTTTCTAGGATGTTAGTGACCCAGTGCAAGTGTTACTGCTTGTGCTGGGGTATCTGCCCTTTCAATCCCGGGAATGTCCCAAGTATGCAGCCCGACCACGCGCTTGCCTGCCTTGAGTGCAAACCCTATCTCTGAAAGCGTACCATAGGAACCACCCACGGCTATCAGTACGTCCGCGGTCTTGATTATCACCAGATTCCTGGCCTCAGTCAGACCGGTAGCAATCGGCACGTCAACGTAAGGATTCGCCTCTTCCCTACTTGACCCAGGTAGAATGCCGACTGTCAATCCGCCTTCAGCCTTGCCCCCGCGGCACGCCGCCTCCATCACCCCACCCATCCCACCGCACACAAGCACTGCGCCGGCTCTGGCAATGTAACGACCGACTTGCTCGGCAAGCTCAGCCAGGCCGTCGTCGCACTCGCCAGCACCAATGACCCCGACCCAGACCCGTGCCAAGTGTTCTACCCTATTGGAATAAGCGGACGATCTTGAACTTGGCAACATCAACTAACCCATGGTCGGTAAGCTTCAGCTCAGGAATCACAGGCAGCGCGAGAAACGACAGGGTGACGAAGGGATTTTCCAGTCGTGATCCCCAAACGTGTGCTTTGTCCAGAAGCTCAGCCAGTTGTGCAGATACCCGGTCAGCCGAGTCATCCGACATCAAGCCCGCAATCGGTAACGGCAGTCGTGCCCTGACTTTGCCCCGTGCCACAGCCGCAATGCCCCCGCCCATTTTCTTGAGTTCGCGCGCTACAACAAGCATATCCTGGTCGTTTGTCCCGACAATAATGATGTTGTGCGAGTCGTGCGCCACGGTCGTCCCAAGAGCACCTTGCTTCAGACCGAATCCGGAAACCAGTCCCAGCCCGATGCGACCGCTCGCTTTGTGACGCTCAATCACAGCCAACTTCAGAATGTCCCGTTCTGGGTCAGCCTCGACGAGTCCGTTCACAACCCTAGGCTTAACCATACGTTGCTCAGTGACTATCTGGTCTGGAACCACTCTTATCACCCGGCACATATCGCCCTGTGCCTTGATGGCGAACGACCTGAGCGACAAAGGTGCAAGCCGTACCGTGTTCATGACCACGGCGTCCTTGACCGGCGCAAGCTTCGCAAGCACTTGACCATCTCTTGCCACTGGCCGGCCAGCCTTGAACACCCACCGTGCTTTGAACCTTGTGAGGTCCTCAAGCACAACCAGGTCCGCCTGCCACCCTGGAGCAACCGCACCGCGACGCTCGAGCCCAAAGTACTCAG
Coding sequences:
- a CDS encoding TIGR00725 family protein is translated as MARVWVGVIGAGECDDGLAELAEQVGRYIARAGAVLVCGGMGGVMEAACRGGKAEGGLTVGILPGSSREEANPYVDVPIATGLTEARNLVIIKTADVLIAVGGSYGTLSEIGFALKAGKRVVGLHTWDIPGIERADTPAQAVTLALGH